The proteins below are encoded in one region of Pongo pygmaeus isolate AG05252 chromosome 20, NHGRI_mPonPyg2-v2.0_pri, whole genome shotgun sequence:
- the NLRP4 gene encoding NACHT, LRR and PYD domains-containing protein 4, with protein MAASFFSDFGLMWYLEELKKEEFRKFKEHLKQMTLHLELKQIPWTEVKKASREELANLLIKHYEEQQAWNITLRIFQKMDRKDLCMKVMRERTGYTKTYQAHAKQKFSHLWSSKSVTEIHLYFEEEVKQEECDHLDRLFAPKETGKQPRTVVIQGPQGIGKTTLLMKLMMAWSDNKIFRDKFLYTFYFCCRELRELAPMSLADLISREWPDPAAPITEIVSQPERLLFVIDSFEELKGGLNEPDSDLCGDLMEKRPVQVLLSSLLRRKMLPEASLLIAVKPVCPKELRDQVTISEIYQPRGFNESDRLVYFCCFFKDPKRAMEAFNLVRESEQLFSICQIPLLCWILCTSLKQEMQKGKDLALTCQSTTSVYSSFVFNLFTHEGAEGPTPQSQHQLKALCSLAAEGMWTDTFEFCEDDLRRNGVIDADIPVLLGTKILLKYGERESSYVFLHVCIQEFCAALFYLLKSHLDHPHPAVRCVQELLVANFEKARRAHWIFLGCFLTGLLNKKEQEKLDAFFGFQLSQEIKQQFHQCLKSLGERGQPQGQVDSLAIFYCLFEMQDPAFVKQAVNLLQEAKFHIIDNADLVVSAYCLKYCSSLRKLCFSVQNVFEKEDEHSSTSDYSLICWHHICSVLTTSGHLRELQVQDSTLSESTFVTWCNQLRHPSCRLQKLGINNVSFSGQSALLFEVLFYQPDLKYLSFTLTKLSRDDIRCLCDALNYPAGNVKELGLVNCHLSPIDCEVLAGLLTNNKKLTYLNVSCNQLDTGVPLLCEALCSPDTVLVYLMLAFCHLSEQCCEYISEMLLRNKSVRYLDLGANVLKDEGLKTLCEALKRPDCCLDSLCLVKCFITAAGCEDLASALINNQNLKILQIGCNEIGDVGVQLLCRALTHPDCRLEILGLEECGLTSACCKDLASVLTCSKNLQQLNLTLNALDHTGVVALCEALRHPECALQVLGLRKTDFDEETQALLTAEEERNPNLTITDDCDTITRVEI; from the exons ATGGCGGCctctttcttctctgattttGGTCTTATGTGGTATCTGGAGGAGCTCAAAAAGGAGGAGTTCAGGAAATTTAAAGAACATCTCAAGCAAATGACTTTGCATCTTGAACTCAAGCAGATTCCCTGGACTGAGGTCAAAAAAGCATCCCGGGAAGAACTTGCAAACCTCTTGATCAAGCACTATGAAGAACAACAAGCTTGGAACATAACCTTAAGAATCTTTCAAAAGATGGATAGAAAGGATCTCTGCATGAAGGTCATGAGGGAGAGAACAG GATACACAAAGACCTATCAAGCTCACGCAAAGCAGAAATTCAGCCACTTATGGTCCAGCAAGTCTGTCACTGAGATTCACCTGTACTTTGAGGAGGAAGTCAAGCAAGAAGAATGTGACCATTTGGACCGCCTTTTTGCTCCCAAGGAAACTGGGAAACAGCCACGTACAGTGGTCATTCAAGGACCGCAAGGAATTGGAAAAACGACACTCCTGATGAAGCTGATGATGGCCTGGTCGGACAACAAGATTTTTCGGGATAAGTTCCTGTACACATTCTATTTCTGCTGCAGAGAACTGAGGGAGTTGGCGCCAATGAGTTTGGCTGACTTGATTTCCAGAGAGTGGCCTGACCCCGCTGCTCCTATAACAGAGATCGTGTCTCAACCGGAGAGACTCTTGTTCGTCATCGACAGCTTCGAAGAGCTGAAGGGCGGCTTGAATGAACCCGATTCGGATCTGTGTGGCGACTTGATGGAGAAACGGCCGGTGCAGGTGCTTCTGAGCAGTTTGCTGAGGAGGAAGATGCTCCCGGAGGCCTCCTTGCTCATCGCCGTCAAACCCGTGTGCCCGAAGGAGCTCCGGGATCAGGTGACGATCTCAGAAATCTACCAGCCCCGGGGATTCAACGAGAGTGATAGGTTAGTGTATTTCTGCTGTTTCTTCAAAGACCCGAAAAGAGCCATGGAAGCCTTCAATCTTGTAAGAGAAAGTGAACAGCTGTTTTCCATATGCCAAATCCCGCTCCTCTGCTGGATCCTGTGTACCAGTCTGAAGCAAGAGATGCAGAAAGGAAAAGACCTGGCCCTGACCTGCCAGAGCACTACCTCTGTATACTCCTCTTTCGTCTTTAACCTGTTCACACACGAGGGTGCCGAGGGCCCGACTCCGCAAAGCCAGCACCAGCTGAAGGCCCTGTGCTCCCTGGCTGCGGAGGGCATGTGGACAGACACATTTGAGTTTTGTGAAGACGACCTCCGGAGAAATGGGGTTATTGATGCTGACATCCCTGTGCTGCTGGGCACCAAGATACTTCTGAAGTACGGGGAGCGTGAGAGCTCCTACGTGTTCCTCCACGTGTGTATCCAGGAGTTCTGTGCCGCCTTGTTCTATTTGCTCAAGAGCCACCTTGATCATCCTCACCCAGCTGTGAGATGTGTACAGGAATTGCTAGTTGCCAATTTTGAAAAAGCAAGGAGAGCACATTGGATTTTTTTGGGGTGTTTTCTAACTGgccttttaaataaaaaggaacaagaaaaactGGACGCGTTTTTTGGCTTCCAACTGTCCCAAGAGATAAAGCAGCAATTTCACCAGTGCCTGAAGAGCTTAGGGGAGCGTGGCCAACCACAGGGACAGGTGGATTCCTTGGCGATATTTTACTGTCTCTTTGAAATGCAGGATCCTGCCTTTGTGAAGCAGGCAGTGAACCTCCTCCAAGAAGCTAAATTTCATATTATTGACAACGCGGACTTGGTGGTTTCTGCCTACTGCTTAAAATACTGCTCCAGCTTGAGGAAACTCTGTTTTTCCGTTCAAAATGTCTTTGAGAAAGAGGATGAACACAGCTCTAC GTCGGATTACAGCCTCATCTGTTGGCATCACATCTGCTCTGTGCTCACTACCAGCGGGCACCTCAGAGAGCTCCAGGTACAGGACAGCACCCTCAGCGAATCGACCTTTGTGACCTGGTGTAACCAGCTGAGGCATCCCAGCTGTCGCCTTCAGAAGCTTGG AATAAATAACGTTTCCTTTTCTGGCCAGAGTGCTCTGCTCTTTGAGGTGCTCTTTTATCAGCCAGACTTGAAATACCTGAGCTTCACCCTCACGAAACTCTCTCGTGATGACATCAGGTGCCTCTGTGATGCCTTGAACTACCCGGCGGGCAACGTAAAAGAGCTAGG GCTGGTAAATTGTCACCTCTCACCCATTGATTGTGAAGTCCTTGCCGGCCTTCTAACCAACAACAAGAAGCTGACGTATCTGAATGTATCCTGCAACCAGTTAGACACAGGCGTGCCCCTTTTGTGTGAAGCCCTGTGCAGCCCAGACACGGTCCTGGTGTACCTGAT GTTGGCTTTCTGTCACCTCAGTGAGCAATGCTGCGAATACATCTCTGAAATGCTTCTGCGTAACAAGAGCGTGCGCTATCTAGACCTCGGCGCCAATGTCCTGAAGGACGAAGGACTGAAAACTCTCTGCGAGGCCTTGAAACGCCCGGACTGCTGCCTGGATTCGCTGTG TTTGGTAAAATGTTTTATCACTGCTGCCGGCTGTGAAGACCTCGCCTCTGCTCTCATCAACAATCAAAACCTGAAGATTCTGCAAATTGGGTGCAATGAAATCGGAGATGTGGGCGTGCAGCTGTTGTGTCGGGCTCTGACGCATCCGGATTGCCGCTTAGAGATTCTTGG